A genomic segment from Xiphophorus maculatus strain JP 163 A chromosome 6, X_maculatus-5.0-male, whole genome shotgun sequence encodes:
- the LOC102235415 gene encoding elongation of very long chain fatty acids protein 4-like, producing MTGSNAVTKWQKLLLFYQGILENGDKRTDNWLLVYSPVPITCIFLCYLITVWAGPKLMANRQPINLKPVLVVYNFAMVCLSAYMFYEFTASSWLAGYSLLCQPVDYSNNPLALRMARVCWWFYFSKVIELSDTIFFILRKKNSQLTFLHVYHHATMIFNWWAGVKYVAGGQSFLIGLINTLVHIVMYLYYGLAALGPHMNKYLWWKRYLTSLQLLQFFIVTTHTAYNLFVDCNFPDSMNAVVLAYSLSLIVLFSNFYCQSYLTKKTKST from the exons ATGACG GGTAGCAATGCTGTCACCAAGTGGCAGAAACTCCTATTATTCTACCAAGGCATTCTGGAAAATGGAG ACAAAAGGACAGACAATTGGCTGCTGGTCTACTCCCCTGTGCCAATTACCTGTATATTCCTGTGCTACCTGATCACTGTATGGGCGGGGCCAAAGCTGATGGCGAACAGGCAGCCCATCAACCTCAAACCCGTCCTGGTTGTTTACAATTTTGCCATGGTCTGCCTGTCTGCCTACATGTTCTACGAG TTCACAGCATCATCTTGGTTGGCCGGTTACAGTTTGTTGTGCCAGCCGGTCGACTACAGCAACAATCCACTGGCTCTACgg ATGGCCAGAGTTTGCTGGTGGTTTTACTTCTCTAAAGTCATAGAGCTCAGTGACACG ATATTTTTCATTCTGCGGAAGAAGAACAGTCAGCTGACATTCCTCCACGTCTATCACCATGCGACCATGATCTTTAACTGGTGGGCCGGGGTTAAATATGTAGCCGGGGGTCAGT CTTTTCTGATTGGTCTGATCAACACCCTGGTCCACATAGTCATGTATTTGTACTACGGGCTCGCCGCTCTAGGGCCACACATGAATAAGTATCTGTGGTGGAAGCGATACCTCACTTCTCTGCAGCTG CTGCAGTTTTTCATCGTCACCACGCACACCGCCTACAACCTGTTTGTCGACTGCAACTTCCCCGACTCCATGAACGCTGTCGTGTTGGCCTATTCGCTCAGCCTCATTGTTCTCTTCAGTAACTTTTACTGCCAAAGCTACCTCACAAAGAAGACCAAAAGCACTTAA
- the LOC102235153 gene encoding selenoprotein Pb-like: MRSLLLLCQSAALLGVLWASHSTLLVEGDKNASRICKPAPRWEIKGRSPAQELLGNVVVVALLKASUHFCLVQASRIGRLRTKLRRSNVTDVSFLIVNEQNAVSRALYWELKKRAPTGVPVYQQDANQTDVWEVLDGDKDDFLIYDRCGLLTFHVVLPYSFMHNPYVEAAIRATYVGDICNCSAISTRTPDTVQPPDEGVDPTEKTQPIPHHYHHLSSFFHHQPAPRNKTQDQDRPVIFPAPYHPHHAHQHPHHK, encoded by the exons ATGcgctctctgctgctgctgtgtcagAGTGCAGCCCTGCTGGGTGTGCTGTGGGCCTCCCACTCCACTCTCTTGGTGGAGGGCGACAAAAATGCCTCCAGGATCTGCAAACCCGCGCCGCGCTGGGAGATAAAGGGCCGCTCGCCGGCGCAGGAGCTGCTCGGAAATGTGGTGGTGGTGGCTCTGCTGAAGGCCAGCTGACACTTCTGTCTGGTTCAGGCGTCCCG TATCGGACGCCTGCGCACCAAACTGAGGCGCAGCAACGTAACCGACGTGTCCTTCCTGATCGTCAATGAGCAAAATGCCGTATCCAGAGCCCTGTACTGGGAGCTGAAGAAAAGAGCTCCCACTGGTGTCCCAGTGTATCAGCAGGACGCTAATCAGACCGACGTGTGGGAGGTGCTGGACGGCGACAAAGACGACTTCCTGATCTACGACAG GTGTGGCCTCCTCACTTTCCACGTCGTGCTGCCGTACAGTTTCATGCACAACCCGTACGTGGAGGCCGCGATCAGAGCCACCTACGTGGGAGACATCTGCAACTGCTCT GCCATTTCCACGAGGACTCCAGATACCGTCCAGCCACCGGACGAAGGGGTCGACCCCACCGAGAAGACTCAGCCGATCCCCCACCACTATCACCATCTTTCCAGCTTCTTCCATCATCAGCCCGCTCCTCGAAATAAGACCCAGGACCAAGATAGGCCCGTAATATTCCCAGCTCCGTATCATCCGCACCATGCCCACCAGCACCCCCACCACAAGTAA
- the LOC102231696 gene encoding THAP domain-containing protein 1-like has translation MGGCSAPNCSNSTSIGKQLFRFPKDPVRKKKWVMNCRRDFEPTPHSRLCQDHFEESQFEEIARSPAGGKKLKPNAIPTLFNVGDPPFPAVTSPYILLPLKSEPVEKDLNFGDHGYARRNPLSGLEEEDGERTSEDHNRCMQCQLLKKKLEQEMQHTARLQREAEEMKKRLYRLDRIEKGLQNFLYEDQIRALSLTKRSRRAVWSPETILKARKIRCAVGTKGYEYLREIGYPLPSYRTLCNRLETKIMVTTDMSCEELAELSLGLMATCDSPTEGVGDNDEEELMGVLS, from the exons ATGGGAGGCTGCTCCGCCCCAAATTGCTCCAATTCAACTAGCATAGGGAAGCAGCTGTTTAGATTCCCCAAAGACCCTGTGCGAAAGAAGAAATGGGTTATGAACTGCCGACGTGACTTTGAGCCCACTCCTCACTCCAGACTCTGTCAG GACCACTTTGAGGAGAGCCAGTTTGAAGAAATAGCCAGATCTCCAGCTGGTGGGAAAAAGCTGAAGCCCAATGCTATTCCCACGCTGTTCAATGTGGGAGACCCTCCTTTCCCTGCAGTCACCTCTCCATATATCCTGCTGCCACTAAAATCTGAACCAG TGGAAAAGGATCTAAATTTTGGCGATCATGGCTATGCCAGACGCAATCCTTTGTCTGGCCTTGAAGAGGAGGATGGAGAAAGAACATCTGAAGACCACAACCGCTGCATGCAGTGTCAGCTCCTTAAGAAAAAACTGGAGCAGGAGATGCAGCACACCGCAAGACTACAAAGAGAG GCAGAAGAGATGAAGAAGCGTCTGTATCGGCTTGATCGCATCGAGAAGGGGCTCCAGAACTTTCTGTACGAGGACCAGATCAGAGCGCTGTCCCTCACGAAGCGCTCACGGCGCGCCGTCTGGTCGCCGGAGACGATCCTGAAAGCTAGAAAGATCCGCTGTGCCGTCGGAACCAAAGGCTACGAGTACCTGAGGGAGATCGGCTACCCTCTGCCCTCGTACAGGACTCTGTGCAACCGTCTGGAGACGAAGATCATGGTGACAACCGACATGAGCTGTGAGGAGCTGGCAGAGCTCAGCCTGGGGCTTATGGCCACATGCGACAGTCCTACAGAAGGGGTCGGGGACAATGATGAGGAAGAACTGATGGGAGTTTTATCCTGA
- the toe1 gene encoding target of EGR1 protein 1, giving the protein MPSSIVVPVIDVHSNNFKELWPAMVVAIKTSSFIAIDTELSGLGNRKSLLAESIEDRYKAICHAARSRSILSLGIACYKKLDQKPPDSYLVQVYNLTLLCSEEYIIEPQSVQFLVQHGFDFNKQYGSGIPYCKGNNKGGSDDRGVHIRTLFTELLRARKALVLHNGLIDMAFLYQSFYAHLPERLATFTADLSEMFPAGIYDTKYVTEFELRLTASYLEYAYKKCKLENSRSVTSGSAGPHVHLEFCQYAGDLSTYVDYRQCPAVTSIEGHTDVCQRFSAFGWCPNGTKCPLSHDTDLIILQDEKGKDEKRKKRKRRREKKGSSDIAEDCSAFDGTPKDKIPNMEADKEEAAGDQMEAHEKSRTDGNSRMDDGWDTKTDDEEENGVGEETNPGDSAASAGEGTGVRSAESKAEAKKKADAGSHRAGFDAHMTGYIFAYACALLKKEAEPGPEGADAESEESWLPICVNKIYLSGKAAPLNVVKSTFAKSSKAHVQKMEMVWGQKM; this is encoded by the exons ATGCCATCTTCGATAGTAGTTCCTGTAATTGATGTCCATAGTAACAATTTCAAAGAACTATGGCCAGCCATGGTGGTTGCAATTAAAACATCATCCTTCATTGCGATTGACACG gagctGAGTGGTCTGGGAAACAGAAAGTCCCTGCTGGCTGA ATCAATAGAGGACAGATACAAGGCAATATGTCACGCTGCTCGCTCTCGCTCCATCCTTTCTTTGGGAATTGCGTGTTACAAGAAGCTGGACCAAAAG CCTCCAGACTCCTACCTGGTCCAGGTGTACAACCTCACCCTGCTGTGTTCAGAGGAGTACATCATAGAGCCGCAGTCGGTCCAGTTTCTGGTGCAGCACGGGTTTGACTTTAACAAGCAGTACGGCAGTGGGATCCCGTACTGCAAGGGCAACAATAAG GGAGGTTCAGACGACCGTGGGGTCCACATCCGAACTTTGTTTACTGAGCTGCTGCGAGCCAGGAAGGCCCTGGTGCTACACAACGGCCTCATCGACATGGCCTTCCTCTACCAG AGTTTTTATGCCCACCTCCCCGAGCGGCTGGCCACCTTCACAGCCGACCTGTCGGAAATGTTTCCCGCTGGGATTTACGACACCAAATACGTGACTGAATTTGAGCTGCGGCTGACCGCCTCATATCTGGAGTACGCCTACAAGAAATG CAAGCTGGAAAACAGCCGCAGTGTCACTTCTGGCTCAGCTGGACCTCACGTCCACCTGGAATTTTGCCAGTACGCGGGTGACTTGTCCACCTACGTCGACTACAGACAATGTCCGGCCGTAACATCCATAGAGGGACACACGGATGTCTGCCAGCGCTTCTCA GCTTTCGGCTGGTGTCCAAACGGCACCAAGTGCCCGTTGTCCCACGACACAGACCTGATCATCCTGCAGGATGAGAAAGGCAaagatgaaaaaaggaaaaagcggAAGAGacgcagggaaaaaaaagggtCATCGGATATAGCCGAGGACTGCTCCGCCTTCGACGGCACCCCAAAGGATAAAATACCAAACATGGAAGCGGACAAGGAAGAAGCAGCCGGCGACCAAATGGAGGCGCACGAAAAATCACGCACCGATGGAAACTCTCGCATGGACGACGGGTGGGACACGAAAACCGACGACGAAGAAGAAAACGGAGTCGGTGAAGAAACGAACCCCGGAGACTCTGCGGCGAGCGCCGGAGAAGGTACCGGCGTCCGTTCTGCAGAGTCTAAGGCCGAGGCGAAGAAGAAGGCGGACGCGGGATCGCACCGGGCGGGCTTTGACGCCCACATGACGGGATACATCTTCGCCTACGCGTGCGCGCTCCTCAAGAAGGAGGCGGAGCCTGGGCCGGAAGGAGCCGACGCCGAGTCGGAAGAGTCCTGGCTCCCCATCTGCGTCAATAAGATCTATCTCAGCGGCAAGGCAGCGCCCCTCAATGTGGTGAAAAGCACCTTCGCCAAGTCATCCAAGGCCCACGTTCAGAAGATGGAGATGGTGTGGGGACAGAAGATGTAG
- the tmem53 gene encoding transmembrane protein 53, giving the protein MAADDIDYNIVFPDAGTSERHWQGTKEPVVILLGWAGCKDKHLSKYSSIYNDKGCVTIRYTAPLKTVFISETFGYKELSGTALKLLEVLYDYEVENSPVFFHVFSNGGFMLYRYIVELLHSDKQFSSLRVLGAVVDSAPGSGNVRGALRALTATLGPRISPVLKYVLLALFAVSVFLLRIVLYPVTKFIHKNHYDAVRERPPAWPHFLLYSGADQVIRHRDIELFAETVVKKGVAVHSCDFASSAHVCHFRDFPEQYSRKCRDFLVACMKDSKGPETKKRQHVQSQ; this is encoded by the exons ATGGCTGCCGACGATATTGACTATAATATTGTATTTCCGGATGCGGGCACATCAG AGAGACACTGGCAGGGGACAAAGGAGCCAGTTGTGATCCTGTTGGGCTGGGCTGGGTGCAAGGACAAACACCTCTCCAAATACAGCTCCATCTACAATGACAAG GGATGCGTCACCATCCGCTACACCGCACCCCTGAAGACCGTCTTCATCTCCGAGACGTTTGGCTACAAGGAGCTGAGCGGCACCGCGCTCAAGCTGCTGGAGGTCCTCTACGACTACGAGGTGGAGAACAGCCCCGTCTTCTTCCACGTCTTCAGCAACGGCGGCTTCATGCTCTACCGGTACATCGTGGAGCTGCTGCACAGCGACAAGCAGTTCAGCTCGCTGCGCGTGCTCGGGGCGGTGGTGGACAGCGCGCCTGGCAGCGGAAACGTCCGTGGAGCCCTGCGCGCGCTCACCGCCACCCTGGGGCCCCGGATTAGCCCCGTTTTAAAGTACGTCCTCCTGGCGCTTTTTGCGGTGAGCGTCTTCCTCCTGCGGATCGTGCTGTACCCGGTGACGAAGTTCATCCACAAGAACCACTACGACGCCGTGCGAGAGCGGCCGCCCGCCTGGCCCCACTTCCTGCTGTACTCCGGAGCGGACCAGGTGATCAGGCACAGGGACATCGAGCTTTTCGCGGAGACCGTGGTAAAGAAGGGCGTCGCCGTGCACAGCTGCGACTTCGCCTCCAGTGCCCACGTCTGCCACTTCCGTGATTTTCCCGAGCAGTACTCTCGCAAGTGCCGTGACTTCCTGGTGGCTTGCATGAAGGACTCCAAAGGACCCGAAACGAAAAAGAGACAACACGTTCAGAGTCAGTGA